The following proteins are co-located in the Paenibacillus sp. JNUCC32 genome:
- a CDS encoding ABC transporter permease produces the protein MSSAVKGFLYEIKKHRILYLMCVPALIVLIMFSYIPFAGIWMAFTDFNVVDGIFGSKFVGLDNFKYFFSENSMGWKVTYNTLYINFFGLILGIIIPVSIAILINEIRHKAYKKIAQSMMFFPYFISWVVVGAILYGIFSTDVGVANHILKFFGAEPISWYSEPKYWKWIIILSSVWKWSGYSSIVYMAAMSNFDGSLYEAAKVDGANKLQQILYLTVPMLKPTIIVLSLLSVGRIFYGDFGMIYGIVGNNPVLAEEVTVIDTYVYQSMRTLGFSYSTAIGLFQSLMGLILITAANKSAKKINDGEGLF, from the coding sequence ATGAGTTCGGCTGTCAAGGGATTTCTCTATGAAATAAAAAAACACAGGATCCTGTATCTCATGTGCGTGCCCGCGCTGATCGTGCTGATCATGTTCTCCTATATCCCGTTTGCCGGGATATGGATGGCGTTTACCGACTTCAATGTGGTCGACGGCATCTTCGGCAGCAAATTTGTGGGTCTGGACAACTTCAAATACTTTTTTTCGGAAAACAGCATGGGATGGAAGGTTACCTATAACACGCTGTATATCAACTTTTTCGGTCTCATCTTAGGCATTATCATTCCTGTCAGCATTGCCATTCTGATCAATGAAATCCGGCATAAAGCCTACAAAAAGATCGCGCAAAGCATGATGTTTTTTCCGTATTTCATATCTTGGGTCGTTGTCGGTGCGATTCTGTACGGAATCTTCTCCACGGATGTGGGCGTAGCGAATCATATTTTGAAGTTCTTCGGTGCAGAGCCGATCTCCTGGTACTCGGAGCCAAAGTATTGGAAGTGGATCATCATTCTGTCGAGCGTCTGGAAATGGAGCGGATACAGCTCCATTGTCTACATGGCGGCGATGTCCAATTTTGACGGGAGCCTATACGAAGCGGCCAAGGTGGATGGCGCCAACAAATTGCAGCAAATTCTTTACTTGACCGTGCCCATGCTGAAGCCAACGATCATCGTTTTAAGCTTGCTGAGCGTCGGACGAATCTTCTACGGGGACTTTGGGATGATTTACGGTATCGTTGGCAACAACCCGGTCCTGGCTGAAGAAGTAACGGTCATCGATACCTACGTTTATCAGTCGATGCGTACGCTGGGCTTTTCTTACTCGACGGCCATCGGGCTATTCCAGTCATTGATGGGCTTGATCCTGATTACGGCTGCTAACAAATCCGCTAAGAAAATAAACGACGGAGAGGGTCTATTTTGA
- a CDS encoding DUF896 domain-containing protein: MTIPSLHRINELSRKQKTEGLSQEEYTEQQQLRQEYLQAIRGQVLSTMSTLKVVDPNGEDVTPEKLKITQKQNTSKLH; encoded by the coding sequence ATGACCATACCTTCATTGCATAGAATTAATGAACTGAGCCGCAAGCAGAAGACCGAAGGTCTGAGCCAAGAAGAATACACTGAACAGCAGCAGCTTCGTCAGGAATATTTGCAAGCCATCCGAGGGCAGGTTCTCTCGACCATGTCTACGTTGAAAGTTGTGGACCCGAATGGCGAGGACGTTACCCCGGAGAAACTGAAAATTACGCAAAAACAGAA
- a CDS encoding DUF1835 domain-containing protein produces MLNTAIQDATNVGHEEKRAAERLYKLIEHHAEIVHHERLQEENLQTHVHIIFSLSNAGSLKVALSQVGNREKSRVLAFNECFSTGPIRDLSTAEGQQRRQFWLMEHDKEAYFSNMINQEHQIERMIQTLKTIPESKTVVIWCADNAHDQTGLRFASYLLRGRKSVHVVNVTQILKESSMQLNKGEIPVYQSRIEREIYIEIVKTYGDGIPLDSDLRRRYESEWLELAGQDHVLRFWEEDGVIGCEENRMDALILQSVAELQEQHHSGDLVKAGDVLDRIFEISRQFVSYSYIVHRIWFLVSEGVLMFKGLPGFPHQFSIGLPKA; encoded by the coding sequence TTGCTGAACACAGCGATCCAGGATGCCACGAACGTCGGGCATGAAGAGAAAAGGGCTGCTGAGCGATTGTACAAGCTGATCGAACATCATGCAGAGATCGTTCACCATGAGCGGCTGCAGGAGGAGAATCTCCAAACGCATGTTCATATCATTTTCAGTCTCTCGAATGCCGGTTCATTAAAAGTGGCGCTCAGTCAAGTGGGGAATCGGGAGAAATCCCGCGTATTAGCATTTAATGAATGCTTTTCCACCGGCCCTATCAGGGATTTAAGCACAGCGGAAGGGCAGCAGCGCAGGCAGTTCTGGTTGATGGAACACGACAAAGAAGCCTACTTTTCCAACATGATTAACCAAGAGCACCAAATTGAGCGGATGATTCAAACACTAAAGACCATACCGGAGAGCAAGACCGTGGTCATTTGGTGCGCGGATAACGCCCATGATCAAACCGGGCTTCGCTTTGCATCGTACTTGCTGAGGGGGCGGAAAAGCGTTCATGTGGTGAATGTGACGCAAATTCTCAAAGAATCGAGTATGCAGCTGAATAAGGGTGAGATCCCAGTCTATCAATCCAGGATCGAGCGGGAGATTTACATTGAAATCGTTAAAACTTATGGTGATGGGATTCCGCTGGACTCGGATCTAAGGAGACGGTACGAATCCGAATGGCTGGAGCTGGCAGGACAGGATCATGTTCTTCGATTCTGGGAAGAGGACGGGGTCATCGGCTGCGAAGAGAATCGAATGGATGCGCTTATCTTACAATCGGTCGCTGAACTGCAAGAGCAGCACCATTCTGGTGATCTGGTTAAAGCAGGGGACGTCTTAGATCGTATATTCGAAATTTCACGCCAATTCGTAAGTTATTCTTATATCGTGCACAGAATCTGGTTTTTAGTCAGTGAGGGGGTCCTCATGTTCAAGGGGTTACCGGGCTTTCCCCATCAATTTTCGATAGGTTTGCCTAAAGCTTAA
- a CDS encoding DUF6530 family protein, producing the protein MDIHASMNHKPVIVSDNYGEVDGRFAGATDVRALSLGLSQGNEEGQANVAARVWRNVDEQATEQSLELPIHRILDLSILVCSALAHFSEAYRYEQLYDPQNPVIDRIGLQGSAMTVAVCTDNEQIHEDIRLFNEALSDNGEMIGERLRTLTRALRELGYE; encoded by the coding sequence ATGGACATACACGCTTCTATGAATCATAAGCCTGTCATTGTGTCGGATAATTATGGGGAGGTCGATGGGCGGTTTGCGGGCGCCACCGATGTCAGGGCGTTATCCCTCGGACTGTCTCAGGGAAACGAGGAAGGCCAGGCAAATGTTGCTGCCAGAGTGTGGAGAAATGTGGACGAGCAAGCAACCGAACAATCGTTAGAGCTTCCGATTCATCGCATTCTGGATTTGTCTATTCTCGTTTGCAGCGCACTGGCGCATTTTAGCGAAGCCTATCGATACGAGCAGCTCTATGATCCGCAGAATCCCGTGATCGACCGGATCGGGCTGCAGGGAAGCGCCATGACGGTAGCCGTATGCACGGACAATGAACAGATCCATGAGGATATCAGGCTGTTTAACGAGGCTTTGAGCGATAACGGCGAGATGATTGGTGAAAGACTGCGGACATTAACCAGAGCATTGAGAGAATTGGGGTACGAATAA
- a CDS encoding Gfo/Idh/MocA family protein: MELKLALIGAGQRGMIYSRHAYQSEEIVAVIEPDAGRRKAAADEFQIPLEKQFASVDAFYAMGKICDAVIISSMDKDHYEQTMMALDLGYDILLEKPISPSPVECMRIQEKANEKGRKVIVCHVLRYTNFFAEIKKIIDSNELGKIVTIQHNENIGNFHMAHSFVRGNWRRSDLASPIIMQKSCHDMDILSWLVDSGAKRISSYGSLTYFKEENAPAGSAERCLDCKAAANCRFDARKAYLPIRGQWPATVISADQSEEGLLQALATSPYGRCVYRLDNDVCDHQVTLIEFKNGVTATFNLSGFTNKMYRTLKIMCEHGEIRGDDNLNIIEVTRFNSNMAEPVQQTVIRPATVSGGHNGGDTGLMNDFLENLGNADFSSRSSIDMSVESHMMAYAAEEARITGTVIDLDELKMKLQQGITA, encoded by the coding sequence ATGGAGTTGAAACTAGCATTAATTGGTGCAGGACAAAGAGGCATGATCTATTCAAGGCACGCTTACCAAAGCGAGGAAATCGTGGCGGTCATCGAGCCGGATGCCGGCAGAAGAAAGGCAGCGGCGGATGAGTTTCAGATTCCGCTGGAGAAACAATTTGCATCCGTGGATGCGTTTTATGCAATGGGGAAAATTTGCGATGCCGTCATCATCTCTTCCATGGACAAGGACCATTACGAGCAAACGATGATGGCGCTTGATCTTGGCTATGATATTTTGCTCGAGAAGCCCATTTCACCAAGTCCGGTAGAATGCATGAGAATTCAGGAGAAAGCCAATGAAAAAGGACGCAAGGTGATTGTATGCCATGTACTCAGATATACGAACTTCTTTGCGGAAATTAAGAAAATCATCGATAGCAATGAACTCGGGAAAATCGTGACCATACAGCACAACGAGAACATCGGCAATTTCCATATGGCACACTCCTTCGTAAGAGGCAATTGGAGAAGAAGCGATCTGGCGAGCCCGATCATTATGCAGAAATCCTGTCATGACATGGATATTCTATCCTGGCTTGTGGACAGCGGGGCGAAGCGTATCTCATCGTATGGAAGCCTTACGTATTTCAAAGAGGAGAATGCACCGGCAGGCAGTGCGGAACGATGCCTCGATTGTAAGGCAGCCGCGAACTGCCGATTCGACGCAAGAAAAGCCTATTTGCCGATAAGGGGCCAATGGCCCGCTACCGTCATTTCGGCGGATCAGAGCGAAGAGGGACTGCTCCAAGCGCTAGCAACGAGTCCTTACGGACGCTGCGTATATCGGCTTGACAATGATGTATGCGACCATCAAGTCACCCTGATCGAATTCAAAAACGGGGTAACGGCAACGTTTAATTTAAGCGGATTCACAAACAAAATGTACCGTACGCTCAAAATCATGTGCGAGCATGGGGAAATCCGAGGCGACGATAACTTGAACATTATCGAAGTCACCCGCTTTAACTCCAATATGGCAGAACCCGTACAGCAAACCGTCATTCGGCCGGCAACGGTGAGCGGCGGACATAACGGCGGCGACACCGGTCTGATGAATGACTTCTTGGAGAATCTGGGGAATGCCGACTTCAGCAGCAGATCCTCCATCGACATGTCCGTTGAAAGCCATATGATGGCCTATGCCGCGGAAGAGGCGAGAATTACCGGTACCGTGATCGATCTGGATGAACTAAAGATGAAGCTGCAGCAAGGCATTACAGCATAG
- a CDS encoding RrF2 family transcriptional regulator: MQFSKSVDYALHALIHLAQSERDHNIGIKELSATLGVSESYLSKIMSKLRQDGIVRAVPGVNGGYELAKPARQITFLEVIQVIEGRQQLFECSNLNSQQHRLLTEEKPSDRKEDNPGACVCLVKQVMDGAERQLNQYLEEQTIQSVLDAASKRGSCSTNKR, from the coding sequence ATACAGTTTTCCAAAAGCGTTGACTATGCTCTGCACGCCTTAATTCATCTGGCTCAATCGGAGCGTGACCACAACATCGGAATCAAGGAGCTGTCTGCGACACTAGGCGTTTCGGAAAGCTATTTGTCCAAAATCATGTCCAAGCTGAGACAGGACGGAATCGTGCGTGCCGTGCCGGGGGTAAACGGTGGTTATGAGCTGGCAAAGCCGGCCCGGCAGATTACATTTTTAGAAGTGATCCAAGTGATCGAAGGCAGGCAGCAGCTGTTTGAATGCTCCAATCTCAATTCGCAGCAGCATCGATTGCTAACCGAAGAGAAGCCTAGCGACAGGAAGGAAGACAACCCGGGTGCTTGCGTATGTCTGGTCAAACAGGTGATGGACGGTGCGGAACGGCAGTTGAATCAATACTTGGAGGAGCAAACGATCCAATCGGTATTGGATGCTGCTTCCAAACGCGGCAGCTGCTCGACTAACAAGAGGTGA
- a CDS encoding AAA family ATPase produces the protein MLEQNDNEYYVLSPGRALTEEEKSLVWTKPLTHKGSEEERRISNEIKRNWDRGEMKIANVLLEGDAGSGKTQLAKALSANFRLPYTKVTCFADMDKSDIIGAILPVITSDQIEYLEPADQAALKALYDSDGFRSSTEILMEALGISREHASAKMKHVLKLAANAAENKAVEYRFYASEIVRAFQNGYLLEIQEPNVIRDAAVLMALNSALEPGGTLNLPMGIVHRHPDFIAVITANRSYAGSRPLNEALRDRIQHSEKMDLPTKDMMMERAKAKIGCEDDGMLEILARVIILLDKTARANAIKGVAGMRSYFYWADAVAQGSSARESLYHKVIYKITTDPEEIKLLEDALEGQGLLGLLDEIPVEPPSKRRGDAVEISTWEIDMDVDSNPDQQAGEEGVRLKKSAESEGSTSVSSDESAEMESTDSGEEGKPNYHQANPEPMSEEEKQKERDFRKKLNRVSREIVSDSLHRSVKLIVHRPDYDPNLQEEYGRLSQGLMPVVREIARKTLPLLEHEITAEYAKNQYYGSKFQADSVAYRDFRLFAKKRPPTESPGLVVGLRVDESASMAAFGRLEAAKRAVIAVYEFCQICHIPVLIYGDTADVSRLEQMSIFAYADYDHPDVRDRFRLMGIRARSNNRDGMALRIMAERLAASPKQTKLLISISDGQPKAMEDYTGSLAIQDMQQTLSEYERKGVKFLAAAIGQDKDVISRIYGAERFLDITNLNELPAKLVRIISRYL, from the coding sequence ATGCTAGAACAGAATGACAATGAATATTACGTGCTGTCTCCCGGGAGAGCATTGACCGAAGAAGAAAAGAGCCTTGTCTGGACAAAACCGTTAACGCATAAAGGAAGTGAGGAAGAACGGCGAATCTCGAATGAAATTAAGCGGAATTGGGATCGGGGCGAGATGAAAATCGCCAATGTTTTGTTAGAGGGGGATGCCGGATCCGGAAAGACGCAGCTCGCCAAAGCTTTATCCGCGAACTTCAGGCTCCCCTACACCAAAGTCACATGTTTTGCCGATATGGATAAATCGGATATTATCGGAGCCATTTTACCGGTCATTACTTCCGATCAAATAGAGTACTTGGAACCTGCCGATCAGGCTGCCTTGAAAGCCCTATACGATAGTGACGGCTTTCGAAGTTCGACGGAGATTCTAATGGAGGCTTTGGGAATTTCGCGGGAGCATGCTTCAGCGAAGATGAAGCATGTATTGAAGCTGGCCGCGAATGCCGCAGAGAATAAGGCGGTAGAATATCGATTTTACGCTTCCGAGATCGTCAGAGCCTTTCAGAACGGCTATCTGCTGGAAATACAGGAACCGAACGTGATACGTGATGCTGCCGTATTAATGGCGCTGAATTCCGCGCTTGAGCCCGGCGGCACGCTGAATTTGCCGATGGGTATCGTGCACAGGCATCCGGATTTCATTGCGGTGATCACGGCCAACCGCAGTTATGCGGGATCCAGGCCGCTAAATGAAGCATTGCGAGACAGGATACAGCATTCGGAGAAAATGGATCTGCCAACCAAGGATATGATGATGGAGCGCGCAAAGGCCAAAATCGGCTGCGAGGACGATGGAATGCTGGAAATCCTCGCAAGGGTCATCATTCTGTTGGACAAAACAGCCCGGGCCAATGCCATTAAGGGGGTTGCCGGGATGCGTTCCTATTTCTATTGGGCGGATGCCGTGGCTCAGGGATCTTCTGCAAGAGAATCCCTTTATCACAAAGTGATCTACAAGATTACGACCGATCCGGAAGAAATCAAACTGCTGGAAGATGCGCTGGAAGGCCAAGGCCTGTTGGGGCTGCTGGACGAAATTCCGGTTGAACCCCCAAGCAAACGAAGAGGGGATGCCGTGGAGATCTCAACCTGGGAAATCGATATGGATGTTGACTCCAATCCGGATCAGCAAGCCGGGGAAGAAGGGGTCCGCTTAAAAAAATCCGCTGAGAGCGAAGGCAGCACATCCGTTTCATCGGATGAATCAGCGGAGATGGAGAGCACGGATTCGGGCGAGGAGGGCAAGCCGAATTATCACCAGGCTAATCCTGAGCCCATGTCGGAAGAGGAGAAGCAGAAGGAACGGGATTTCCGCAAGAAGCTGAATCGGGTTTCCAGAGAAATCGTGTCCGATTCTCTTCATCGGTCGGTAAAGCTGATCGTTCATCGCCCTGATTATGATCCGAACCTACAGGAGGAATATGGGCGGTTAAGTCAGGGGCTTATGCCGGTTGTACGGGAGATCGCCAGAAAAACGCTGCCGCTCTTGGAGCACGAAATCACCGCGGAGTATGCCAAAAATCAATACTATGGATCAAAATTTCAGGCAGACAGCGTAGCCTACCGGGACTTCAGGTTATTTGCCAAGAAACGTCCTCCGACGGAATCCCCTGGTCTTGTGGTCGGACTGAGGGTCGATGAATCCGCATCGATGGCTGCGTTCGGTAGATTGGAGGCAGCCAAGCGTGCGGTCATTGCGGTCTATGAATTTTGTCAGATTTGCCATATTCCTGTTCTGATCTACGGCGATACGGCCGATGTGTCCCGCTTGGAGCAGATGTCGATCTTCGCTTATGCCGACTATGATCATCCGGATGTTCGCGATCGCTTCAGGTTGATGGGAATCCGCGCGAGAAGCAACAATCGGGATGGTATGGCGTTAAGGATCATGGCGGAACGGCTGGCAGCTTCACCGAAGCAGACCAAGCTGTTGATCAGCATCAGCGACGGGCAGCCTAAGGCGATGGAAGACTATACCGGAAGTCTTGCCATTCAAGACATGCAGCAGACCTTATCCGAATATGAAAGAAAAGGAGTCAAATTTCTGGCTGCCGCCATCGGACAAGACAAGGATGTCATTAGCCGGATTTATGGTGCCGAGAGGTTTCTGGACATTACCAACCTGAATGAGCTGCCCGCAAAATTAGTGCGCATCATTTCTCGGTACTTATAA
- a CDS encoding AI-2E family transporter: MEQPRIWPDRFKRFFLNNKFVLLLLVLLLVGLNVMVLSKISFVLHPIAVLIKTIVLPIILSGILYYLLNPLVDMMEKRKIKRGWSILILYLLIAGILTVVVLAVIPVLRTQIMSLIDNFPTYSEKVRQQFEELTGSQLYSQLQEAVNINSQEWWGTITQKATEILNSTWSKVGGFLGAFTEIVLSIITVPFVLFYMLKDGKKLPRKILSFLPTQSRSGILHVLQDINHQISSFIRGQIIVSVCIGILLYIGYMIIGLDYALILAIIASFTSVVPYLGPAIAITPALIVALVTSPVMLLKMVAVWTIVQLIEGKFISPQIMGKTLKIHPITIIFVILTAGNLFGVVGILLAVPGYAVLKVCVTHIFEWFKNTSGLYDPSNDGHMSK, encoded by the coding sequence ATGGAGCAACCTCGCATTTGGCCGGATCGGTTCAAGCGCTTTTTTCTAAACAATAAGTTTGTGCTGCTTTTGCTTGTTCTGTTGCTGGTCGGTTTAAACGTCATGGTATTAAGCAAAATCTCGTTTGTTCTGCATCCGATCGCGGTTCTGATCAAGACGATCGTGCTGCCGATCATTTTATCCGGAATCCTGTATTATTTGCTGAATCCCTTGGTGGATATGATGGAAAAAAGGAAAATCAAACGCGGATGGTCCATCCTGATATTATATCTGTTGATTGCCGGAATTTTGACGGTTGTGGTGCTGGCGGTCATTCCGGTGCTCCGCACCCAGATTATGAGTCTGATAGACAATTTCCCGACGTACAGCGAGAAAGTCAGGCAGCAGTTTGAAGAGCTGACCGGCAGCCAGTTGTATAGTCAGCTGCAAGAAGCCGTGAACATCAACTCCCAGGAATGGTGGGGCACGATAACGCAGAAAGCAACCGAAATCCTGAACTCGACATGGAGCAAGGTAGGCGGTTTCCTTGGCGCGTTTACGGAGATCGTGTTGTCGATCATTACGGTTCCTTTTGTCCTGTTCTATATGCTGAAAGACGGCAAAAAGCTGCCTCGGAAAATCTTGTCGTTCCTGCCGACCCAGAGTCGTTCGGGGATCCTGCATGTGCTTCAGGATATCAATCACCAGATCAGTTCGTTCATCCGCGGTCAGATTATTGTCAGTGTCTGCATCGGTATTCTGCTGTACATCGGGTACATGATCATCGGCCTGGATTACGCGCTTATTCTTGCCATCATCGCCTCGTTCACCAGCGTAGTCCCCTATTTGGGGCCTGCCATTGCGATCACGCCCGCGTTGATAGTGGCTCTGGTCACTTCGCCGGTGATGCTGCTGAAGATGGTGGCGGTATGGACGATCGTACAGCTGATCGAGGGCAAATTCATCTCTCCGCAAATTATGGGCAAAACGCTGAAAATTCATCCGATTACGATTATCTTTGTCATACTGACTGCCGGCAATCTGTTCGGCGTGGTTGGCATTCTGTTGGCCGTACCCGGCTACGCTGTTCTCAAGGTTTGCGTTACCCATATATTCGAATGGTTCAAGAACACATCGGGATTATACGATCCTTCGAATGATGGCCATATGTCCAAATAA
- a CDS encoding carbohydrate ABC transporter permease, protein MMEKNRLLGDKLVIGFAYAFIGLFALVCLYPLVLTLSVSFSSEQAVARNGYSIIPLSPSLDTYKYIFVNSGMKLLKSYGVTLFVTTVGTFGALLITSMIAFSLSIKKLKYRNVLAFISNFTIIFSAGLIPWYMVSVNYYGLKNSILALILPSIFSVWNMFLMRTYFASISPSLYEAAEMDGANYFTIYVKIALPLSKTALLTVGLMYALQYWNDWWHALIFINERDLFPLQYFLYNILSNVNAISSGRIPSGASGNITLPAETVKMAITVITIGPIIFLYPYIQKYFVHGIMAGAVKE, encoded by the coding sequence ATGATGGAAAAGAATAGATTGCTTGGCGATAAATTGGTGATTGGCTTTGCCTATGCATTCATTGGCTTATTCGCACTCGTTTGTCTGTATCCTCTTGTATTAACGTTAAGCGTGTCCTTTTCTTCGGAACAGGCCGTTGCAAGAAACGGATATTCGATCATCCCTCTGAGCCCGAGCTTGGATACATATAAATATATCTTTGTTAATAGTGGAATGAAACTGCTCAAATCCTACGGCGTTACCCTGTTTGTAACCACTGTGGGGACGTTCGGGGCTCTGTTGATTACCAGCATGATTGCTTTTTCCCTATCTATCAAAAAGCTGAAATACCGCAACGTGCTCGCTTTCATTAGCAACTTTACGATCATCTTCTCGGCCGGCTTGATACCGTGGTACATGGTCAGCGTCAATTATTACGGGTTGAAGAACAGCATTCTGGCTTTGATCCTGCCGTCCATATTCAGCGTATGGAACATGTTTCTGATGCGAACGTACTTTGCAAGCATTTCTCCATCTTTATATGAAGCGGCCGAGATGGACGGCGCCAATTATTTTACGATCTATGTCAAAATAGCCCTTCCGTTAAGTAAAACCGCACTGCTGACGGTCGGCTTAATGTATGCGCTTCAATATTGGAATGATTGGTGGCACGCGCTGATCTTCATTAACGAACGCGATTTGTTTCCGCTGCAGTATTTCCTCTACAACATTCTGTCGAACGTCAATGCGATAAGTTCCGGACGAATTCCGTCAGGGGCATCGGGCAACATCACATTGCCTGCCGAAACCGTGAAGATGGCCATTACGGTCATCACGATCGGTCCGATCATTTTCCTGTATCCTTACATTCAAAAATACTTCGTGCACGGGATTATGGCCGGAGCGGTAAAAGAATAG
- a CDS encoding ABC transporter substrate-binding protein, translating to MKAKKMLILLVLLIASVSVMAGCSGKKEGAAALETVTILYPGERSDRMNEFLNNEFAEKMAADLGLKVEVIYVPWAQYWEQKDIMLAANEPIDLYWDGLPDLSTIVNKKQAMVLDDLIQEYGQDMLKVLPMEQLQGATIDGKIHGIPSAYAPSSAMYQLVAVRQDILEAVGMTDVKTPDDLKDFATKAKEKFPEMKGPADIIFKPLTRYFTDEQYNWIAVEDLVVFGEDSKKAYSYYETEAFQEVAKFNRGMYEAGLYTEDLTIKYNERDSRMQTGLYLWVEGSLGKEMEIVDAIKANAPDAEVKTYLLAEDKPRYVTATGGEVLGIPVNAPNPEGAMKFVNWIYKSKENYQFALYGVEGKDYEIVDGRINKLTPSEFFYEWMFRNQNYQLFGPNVAQESIDQYKSWDDQAVRSESLGFRFNNEKVKLIETSLKEVAGKDLAAIRSGFVDFETEYPKAIQKLKAAGIDEYVAEIQRQLDEFLAAKQ from the coding sequence ATGAAAGCAAAAAAAATGCTGATCTTGTTGGTTTTATTGATCGCATCCGTTTCGGTAATGGCAGGATGCAGCGGCAAAAAAGAGGGGGCAGCCGCGCTCGAAACCGTCACGATTTTGTATCCGGGGGAACGAAGCGATCGCATGAACGAATTTTTAAACAATGAATTCGCAGAGAAAATGGCTGCCGATCTCGGTCTAAAGGTCGAAGTCATATATGTGCCGTGGGCCCAGTACTGGGAACAGAAAGATATCATGCTGGCCGCGAACGAACCGATCGATTTGTATTGGGATGGTCTTCCGGATCTTTCCACGATCGTCAACAAGAAACAAGCCATGGTTCTGGATGATTTAATCCAGGAATATGGTCAGGATATGTTGAAAGTTTTGCCGATGGAACAGCTTCAAGGCGCAACCATCGATGGGAAAATTCACGGCATTCCGTCGGCCTATGCACCGTCCTCGGCCATGTACCAGCTGGTTGCCGTCCGACAGGATATACTGGAAGCCGTGGGGATGACCGACGTGAAGACACCCGACGATTTAAAAGATTTCGCGACCAAGGCGAAAGAGAAGTTTCCTGAAATGAAAGGCCCCGCCGACATTATCTTCAAACCGTTGACTCGATACTTTACCGATGAACAATATAACTGGATCGCCGTCGAAGATTTGGTTGTATTCGGGGAAGACAGCAAGAAAGCATACAGCTATTATGAAACGGAAGCATTCCAGGAAGTGGCGAAATTTAACCGGGGAATGTATGAAGCAGGTTTATACACAGAGGATTTGACCATCAAATACAACGAGAGAGACTCCCGCATGCAGACCGGCCTATATTTATGGGTGGAAGGATCTCTGGGCAAGGAAATGGAAATCGTTGATGCCATCAAAGCCAATGCCCCGGATGCCGAAGTTAAGACCTACCTGTTAGCCGAGGATAAGCCGCGTTATGTGACCGCCACAGGCGGGGAAGTTCTGGGCATTCCAGTCAATGCTCCGAATCCGGAAGGAGCCATGAAGTTTGTGAACTGGATTTATAAATCCAAGGAAAATTACCAGTTTGCTCTCTATGGCGTCGAAGGCAAGGACTACGAGATCGTGGACGGAAGAATCAACAAGCTCACCCCGAGTGAATTCTTCTATGAATGGATGTTTAGAAACCAGAATTACCAATTGTTCGGGCCGAACGTGGCCCAGGAATCCATCGATCAATATAAGAGCTGGGATGATCAGGCTGTTCGATCCGAATCCTTGGGATTCCGATTCAATAACGAAAAGGTTAAGTTGATCGAGACATCCTTGAAAGAAGTCGCAGGCAAAGATCTAGCTGCGATCCGTTCCGGATTTGTCGATTTTGAGACAGAGTATCCCAAAGCGATCCAGAAGCTGAAGGCGGCTGGGATTGACGAGTATGTCGCCGAGATACAGCGTCAGCTGGATGAATTCTTGGCAGCTAAACAATAG